A stretch of Candidatus Binatia bacterium DNA encodes these proteins:
- the msrA gene encoding peptide-methionine (S)-S-oxide reductase MsrA produces MNTMQDRGRKQPIIRSLTHPRSARFGRTVALAVGAAALLGTLPGTPVAASTTPDAKSAAPASDETASAIFAGGCFWCMEKPFDELPGVISTTSGYTGGKLADPTYEQVSSGNTGHIEAVRVDYDPSVVSYAALVDVFWRNIDPLDARGQFCDKGYQYSSAIFYGSDAERQIAEESKRALEKSSRLPGKIETRIVPATEFYDAEDYHQDYYEKNPIRYRYYRYRCGRDQRLEQLWGDEAGGKKVKTSRATPAPALYGVS; encoded by the coding sequence ATGAACACGATGCAAGACCGAGGACGCAAACAACCCATCATTCGCTCCCTCACGCACCCACGCTCGGCTAGATTCGGCCGGACTGTAGCGCTGGCGGTCGGCGCCGCCGCCCTGCTCGGCACGCTCCCCGGGACGCCGGTCGCGGCATCGACCACCCCGGACGCAAAGAGCGCGGCGCCTGCATCCGACGAGACCGCATCCGCGATCTTCGCCGGCGGCTGCTTCTGGTGCATGGAGAAGCCCTTCGATGAACTGCCCGGCGTGATCTCCACGACTTCCGGCTACACCGGAGGAAAGCTCGCCGACCCGACCTACGAGCAGGTGTCGAGCGGAAACACCGGGCACATCGAAGCGGTACGCGTCGACTACGACCCGAGTGTCGTCTCGTACGCCGCTCTCGTCGACGTGTTCTGGCGCAACATCGACCCTCTCGATGCTCGCGGCCAGTTCTGTGACAAGGGCTACCAATACAGCAGCGCGATCTTCTACGGCTCGGACGCCGAGAGGCAAATCGCCGAGGAGTCGAAACGCGCGCTCGAAAAATCTAGTCGGTTGCCCGGGAAGATCGAGACCCGGATCGTGCCGGCGACCGAGTTCTACGATGCTGAGGACTACCACCAAGACTACTACGAGAAGAATCCCATCCGATACCGGTACTACCGCTACCGCTGTGGCCGAGATCAGCGCCTCGAGCAACTCTGGGGCGACGAAGCCGGTGGGAAAAAGGTGAAAACGAGCCGGGCCACCCCTGCGCCTGCCCTCTACGGGGTCAGTTGA
- a CDS encoding SDR family oxidoreductase — protein sequence MKDLDGCFAFVTGASRGVGRAAARKLAARGARVAIGYRKERETADEVVRELEALGGSGVPIQLDVGDDDARNRAFDEVEAEFGGLDIYVANAAATAFKPLLDIKPHHVEKTFAITVNGFLFGVQRAAALMEKRGGGMVVAVSGYDCVRTIPRHGVLGAAKAAMEMLAKQYAFELGPRGIRVNCVNFVYADTDSTRFYAGEGHEAMRRDVEALTPLRSLASADDVADAISYLCSSGAGFVSGQTLMVDGAILLTAPAPQHLPSVD from the coding sequence ATGAAGGACCTCGACGGTTGTTTCGCGTTCGTTACGGGGGCGTCGCGCGGCGTTGGGCGGGCGGCAGCGCGCAAGCTTGCCGCTCGCGGCGCTCGGGTCGCGATCGGCTACCGCAAGGAGCGCGAGACCGCCGACGAGGTCGTCCGGGAACTCGAGGCTCTCGGGGGCAGCGGGGTTCCGATCCAGCTGGACGTCGGTGACGACGACGCGCGGAATCGCGCGTTCGACGAGGTCGAGGCGGAGTTCGGCGGTCTCGACATCTACGTGGCCAACGCAGCCGCGACGGCCTTCAAGCCGCTTCTCGACATCAAGCCGCACCACGTGGAGAAGACGTTCGCGATTACTGTGAACGGATTCCTGTTCGGGGTGCAGCGGGCCGCCGCGCTGATGGAGAAGCGCGGTGGTGGGATGGTCGTCGCCGTGTCCGGATACGACTGCGTGCGCACGATTCCACGCCACGGTGTCCTCGGGGCGGCGAAGGCGGCGATGGAAATGCTCGCCAAGCAGTACGCGTTCGAGCTCGGGCCCCGCGGGATTCGGGTGAACTGTGTGAACTTCGTGTACGCCGATACCGATTCGACGCGTTTTTACGCCGGCGAGGGCCATGAGGCGATGCGGCGCGACGTCGAGGCACTGACACCGCTTCGCAGCCTGGCGTCGGCCGACGACGTCGCCGACGCGATCTCGTACCTCTGCTCGTCCGGGGCCGGCTTCGTCTCCGGGCAGACCCTGATGGTCGACGGTGCGATCCTGCTCACCGCGCCCGCGCCGCAGCATCTTCCATCGGTGGACTGA
- a CDS encoding crotonase/enoyl-CoA hydratase family protein — MSDEAKVLTEVRGRTLVITMNRPEARNAVNGDVASGIEAAIDELENNEELWTAVLTGNGPVFCAGADLKAISSGNAAGLQTERGGFGGFVQRKRTKPVIAALNGPALAGGCELAISCDLIVAPEGGKIGIPEVKRSLIALAGGLVRLPRLLGKNAALELAMTGEPFPVERMYQLGLVNRVVPADQVLSTALELADKINEAAPLAVRASRQVILESDGLDEEAAFAKGGELVGPVFRSEDFSEGPLAFIEKRAPNWKAK, encoded by the coding sequence ATGTCCGATGAAGCGAAGGTCCTGACCGAGGTCCGAGGCCGCACCCTGGTGATCACCATGAACCGGCCCGAGGCCCGCAACGCAGTCAACGGAGACGTGGCGAGCGGGATCGAGGCGGCGATCGACGAGTTGGAGAACAACGAGGAGCTCTGGACCGCCGTCTTGACCGGGAACGGTCCCGTGTTCTGTGCCGGAGCCGACCTGAAGGCCATCAGTTCCGGTAATGCGGCTGGTCTGCAGACGGAGCGCGGTGGCTTCGGTGGTTTCGTCCAGCGCAAGCGCACGAAGCCCGTCATCGCCGCATTGAACGGACCGGCCCTCGCGGGCGGCTGCGAGCTCGCGATCTCGTGTGACCTGATCGTCGCGCCCGAAGGCGGCAAGATCGGCATTCCGGAGGTGAAGCGGTCCCTGATCGCGCTCGCCGGTGGCCTGGTTCGGCTGCCCCGCCTGCTCGGCAAGAACGCGGCGCTCGAGCTGGCGATGACCGGTGAGCCCTTCCCGGTCGAGCGGATGTATCAGCTCGGTCTCGTGAACCGTGTCGTGCCGGCCGATCAGGTTCTGTCGACCGCGCTCGAGCTCGCCGACAAGATCAACGAAGCGGCTCCTTTGGCCGTCCGTGCGTCGCGCCAGGTGATCCTCGAGTCGGACGGACTGGATGAGGAAGCCGCCTTCGCGAAGGGTGGAGAACTCGTTGGGCCCGTGTTCCGTTCCGAGGATTTCAGCGAGGGGCCGCTCGCCTTCATCGAGAAGCGGGCACCGAACTGGAAGGCGAAGTAG
- a CDS encoding TonB-dependent receptor: MAQRASAQSAGTLQEVHEASPHDPEEVEPEPGDEKVLSFGVDAIVVTASPLATTPRQVAQAVSVLEGQELLLSKQATIGEGSLAYYLSGFGLTAGDISIPGFARSKQLRELEPLPPGEEAKGTLPNSAVSNTGFATGLSWVEEDFYVGVAPSLYRTSYGIVAEPDVTVDLSQNRLDVAAGVTDPVDYVHSIEAKARVVDYHHTEFEGDAVGTVFSNRGYDLRIEAVHHRLGLFDGALGFQSFRSDFSALGEEAFLPVTLTSSQSVFILEEMHLDPLSSEQSATLDSSYTQRPPNYEELYANGPHVALGRFGIGNPDFGSERSMGFNLAYLGSIDAIVWAVNGFYNRFWNFLTLFPTGAVEDGFQVEMFEGIPADFAGGEAELAFHVIDDAVQRLHVVGCADYVWAENRDTGAPLPRMPPLRFGGSVIYEYGAFHAQFDALRARAQDRVPDDALPSVGPFDSLVFLRMRNLLDAEAPDAASFLKDVAPLPGRNFGGGVQVSF, translated from the coding sequence TTGGCGCAGCGCGCGAGCGCCCAATCCGCGGGGACGCTGCAGGAAGTGCATGAGGCGTCACCGCACGATCCGGAGGAGGTCGAGCCGGAGCCGGGCGACGAGAAGGTTCTGTCGTTCGGTGTCGACGCGATTGTCGTAACGGCGAGTCCTCTCGCGACGACGCCACGTCAAGTCGCGCAGGCGGTCTCGGTCCTGGAAGGTCAGGAGCTGCTGCTGTCGAAGCAGGCGACGATCGGCGAGGGCTCGCTCGCGTATTACCTGAGCGGCTTTGGGCTCACGGCCGGCGACATCTCGATCCCCGGCTTCGCCCGGTCCAAGCAGTTGCGCGAACTCGAGCCGCTCCCGCCTGGCGAGGAGGCCAAGGGCACGCTGCCGAACAGCGCGGTGTCGAATACGGGCTTTGCGACCGGCCTTTCCTGGGTCGAGGAGGACTTCTATGTCGGAGTTGCGCCTTCGCTGTACCGCACCAGTTACGGCATCGTCGCGGAACCCGACGTCACCGTCGATCTCTCGCAGAATCGCCTCGACGTTGCTGCCGGCGTCACGGACCCGGTCGACTATGTGCACTCGATCGAGGCGAAGGCGCGCGTGGTGGACTATCATCACACCGAGTTCGAGGGGGACGCAGTGGGGACGGTGTTCTCGAACCGGGGCTACGATCTACGGATCGAGGCGGTACACCACCGCCTGGGTCTCTTCGACGGCGCCCTTGGCTTCCAGAGCTTCCGATCGGATTTCTCGGCCCTTGGCGAAGAGGCTTTTCTGCCCGTGACGCTCACGAGCTCGCAGTCGGTTTTTATTCTCGAGGAGATGCATCTCGATCCGCTCTCCTCCGAGCAGTCCGCCACCCTCGACAGCTCGTACACGCAGCGGCCGCCCAACTACGAGGAGCTATACGCGAACGGACCGCACGTTGCGCTGGGCCGGTTCGGGATCGGTAACCCGGACTTCGGTTCGGAGCGGTCAATGGGTTTCAACCTCGCCTACCTCGGTTCGATCGACGCAATCGTTTGGGCGGTGAATGGCTTCTACAACCGCTTCTGGAACTTTCTGACCCTGTTCCCGACCGGCGCGGTGGAGGACGGTTTCCAGGTGGAGATGTTCGAAGGCATCCCGGCAGACTTCGCCGGGGGCGAGGCGGAGCTTGCGTTTCACGTCATCGACGACGCCGTGCAGCGCTTACACGTCGTTGGGTGCGCCGACTACGTGTGGGCCGAGAATCGCGACACGGGAGCACCTCTCCCCCGAATGCCGCCGCTCCGTTTCGGTGGCAGCGTCATTTACGAGTACGGCGCTTTTCATGCGCAGTTTGACGCGCTGCGGGCCCGGGCGCAGGACCGGGTTCCCGACGATGCCCTGCCGAGCGTCGGGCCGTTCGACTCGCTGGTGTTCCTTCGGATGAGGAACCTCCTCGATGCAGAGGCGCCGGATGCCGCGTCTTTCCTGAAAGATGTCGCGCCCCTGCCGGGCCGGAACTTCGGCGGTGGCGTCCAGGTGTCGTTCTGA
- a CDS encoding fused MFS/spermidine synthase, which yields MTTGPEIAGRARTGLLAVFFASGVASLVYEVLWLRDLRLVLGSGAHATATTLAVFFTGLAAGSAFFGGRAARSSRPLLLYAGLEVGIGVTALLSFGLPAAHLSVYPTLVTTLGTGTWGLVLGRVALSFLFLLPPAVLMGGTLPVMGEVFVRRPTQLATTTGVLYATNTAGAAVGALLAGFVLPVWLGFRGSYATAIALNLALGALAAVLSYVVGERPAPSADEKTATRPMAGWLAGYAFLGGFATLALEVLWTRMFALVLNSSVYAFSTILVVFLLALSTGAALSARIVPRLPPDLHLFALLLGAGLAIGGSPFALHAATGQLGSIPSQWGFAPYVILVFGTALLVVLPPAALCGAVLPALLRFCEREGTRPGETIGRLVALNTAGGVFGSLVAGFALLPTIGLWRSVQILAFLYLVLALFCVGSSSPGARYLRAAALVATVLFGTFLDPTRLALVRVEAGEIIEKVWETPHGVVTVTRDDGGRRIRLDNTYILGGTEGHAEEALQADLPLALHGAPQRVFFLGLGSGITAASALAHPVKHVIATELLPEVVEASRSYFEESAGALFSDERAQVLAVDGRIHLATTHETWDVIISDLFIPWHEGTGSLYTKEHFETVRARLAAGGIFAQWLPFFQLSRNDFDTIARTMLDVFSNVTLWHASFRDDEPIAVLIARRHDAPHETRLADPPARFGGVLRKELFASAPLNTDDRPILEYRAPLSQAAVRSERESWLTGPELDRLLFDIRRSNEKR from the coding sequence ATGACCACTGGGCCAGAGATCGCGGGGCGAGCACGGACGGGACTTCTCGCCGTGTTCTTCGCCTCCGGCGTCGCCTCGCTGGTGTACGAGGTGCTCTGGCTCCGGGACCTGCGGCTCGTCTTGGGCAGCGGCGCTCACGCGACCGCCACGACCCTCGCCGTATTCTTCACCGGGCTCGCTGCGGGCAGCGCGTTCTTCGGCGGGCGCGCCGCGCGCTCCTCTCGGCCACTCCTCTTGTACGCCGGACTCGAGGTAGGCATCGGCGTCACCGCCCTGCTCTCGTTCGGCCTCCCGGCGGCACACCTATCTGTCTACCCGACGCTCGTAACGACGTTGGGCACCGGCACCTGGGGGTTGGTACTCGGCCGCGTCGCTCTCTCGTTCCTGTTTCTTCTCCCGCCCGCCGTACTGATGGGCGGCACGCTTCCGGTCATGGGCGAGGTCTTCGTGCGGCGGCCCACGCAACTCGCGACCACGACCGGCGTGCTCTACGCAACGAACACCGCGGGCGCCGCGGTCGGCGCACTCCTTGCCGGGTTCGTACTGCCAGTCTGGCTCGGGTTCCGCGGCTCCTACGCGACGGCGATTGCGCTCAACCTCGCACTCGGCGCGCTCGCCGCAGTGCTCTCGTACGTCGTCGGCGAACGGCCCGCTCCGTCCGCCGACGAGAAGACCGCGACCCGTCCCATGGCCGGCTGGCTCGCGGGCTACGCGTTCCTCGGGGGGTTCGCCACGTTGGCTCTCGAGGTCTTGTGGACACGCATGTTCGCGCTCGTCCTCAACAGTTCGGTGTACGCATTCTCGACGATACTCGTCGTGTTTCTCCTGGCCCTGTCCACCGGCGCCGCCTTATCGGCGCGCATCGTCCCGCGACTGCCACCCGATCTTCACTTGTTCGCACTCTTGCTCGGTGCCGGGCTCGCAATCGGCGGCTCCCCGTTCGCACTCCACGCCGCGACCGGGCAACTCGGGTCGATCCCGTCTCAGTGGGGCTTCGCGCCATACGTGATCCTCGTCTTCGGCACGGCGCTCCTGGTGGTGCTCCCACCCGCCGCGCTCTGCGGCGCCGTTCTCCCCGCCCTTCTGCGCTTCTGCGAACGAGAGGGCACGCGGCCCGGCGAAACGATCGGGCGGCTCGTGGCGCTCAATACGGCCGGCGGGGTCTTCGGCTCGCTCGTCGCGGGCTTCGCCCTGCTCCCTACCATCGGCTTGTGGCGCAGCGTGCAGATCCTCGCCTTCCTCTACCTCGTTCTGGCCCTCTTCTGCGTGGGATCGTCCTCACCGGGCGCGCGCTACCTTCGAGCCGCTGCGCTCGTCGCCACCGTTCTTTTCGGGACTTTCCTCGATCCCACCCGACTCGCGCTCGTCCGGGTCGAAGCCGGCGAAATCATCGAGAAGGTGTGGGAGACGCCACACGGCGTCGTTACCGTGACCCGGGACGATGGCGGACGCCGCATCCGGCTCGACAACACCTACATCCTCGGCGGCACCGAAGGTCACGCCGAGGAAGCGCTTCAAGCGGACCTACCCCTCGCGCTCCACGGTGCGCCGCAACGCGTGTTCTTCCTCGGGCTCGGCTCCGGCATCACCGCCGCCTCCGCGCTCGCGCACCCGGTCAAGCACGTGATCGCTACGGAGCTTCTGCCCGAGGTCGTCGAGGCCTCTCGATCCTACTTCGAGGAGTCGGCCGGAGCCCTCTTCTCCGACGAGCGCGCACAAGTCCTCGCGGTCGATGGACGCATCCACCTCGCCACCACCCACGAGACCTGGGACGTGATCATCTCCGACCTCTTCATCCCGTGGCACGAAGGTACCGGCAGTCTCTACACCAAAGAGCACTTCGAAACGGTGCGGGCGCGTCTCGCCGCCGGCGGCATCTTCGCGCAGTGGCTGCCGTTCTTCCAGCTGAGTCGGAACGACTTTGACACGATCGCCCGCACGATGCTCGACGTCTTCAGCAACGTAACGCTCTGGCACGCCAGCTTCCGAGACGACGAACCCATCGCCGTACTCATCGCTCGACGGCACGACGCTCCGCACGAAACCCGCCTCGCGGACCCGCCAGCCCGGTTCGGCGGCGTGCTTCGCAAAGAGCTCTTCGCATCCGCACCACTCAACACCGACGATCGTCCGATCCTCGAGTATCGGGCACCTCTCTCGCAGGCCGCGGTGCGCTCGGAGCGCGAATCCTGGCTGACCGGACCGGAGCTGGACCGTCTGCTCTTCGACATCCGCCGTTCGAACGAGAAGCGCTAG
- a CDS encoding histidine phosphatase family protein has translation MAREILIIRHGETASNAARIVQTPETPLSERGSDQARRLAERLAAGGVERILTSDLLRALMTAEAVRATTQALLEVNSLLQERNFGDVRGTPYSELGDRNIFAYEFAPPGGETGAVFDARVDEAWDAIRTCAAGVEARLAVVTHGLVCAALTARHFELGGLVAPEGWANTSVTAVEGVAPWRVLRLDCTEHLDKTSRDGGAV, from the coding sequence ATGGCCCGTGAGATCCTGATCATTCGACATGGCGAGACCGCCTCGAATGCGGCGCGGATCGTTCAGACCCCGGAGACTCCGCTGTCTGAGCGCGGTTCCGACCAGGCGCGGAGATTGGCCGAGCGCCTCGCGGCAGGGGGCGTCGAGCGCATCCTGACGAGCGACCTGCTGCGGGCACTGATGACGGCCGAGGCAGTACGGGCGACGACGCAGGCACTTCTCGAGGTGAACTCACTCCTGCAGGAGCGCAACTTCGGTGACGTACGGGGGACGCCGTACTCCGAACTCGGCGACCGGAACATCTTCGCGTACGAATTCGCGCCTCCCGGCGGAGAGACCGGTGCCGTCTTCGATGCGCGCGTCGATGAGGCGTGGGACGCCATTCGCACGTGCGCGGCCGGGGTCGAGGCGCGACTCGCGGTGGTCACGCACGGGTTGGTTTGCGCGGCTCTCACCGCCCGGCATTTCGAGCTCGGAGGTCTCGTCGCCCCGGAGGGCTGGGCGAACACCTCGGTCACGGCCGTCGAGGGCGTGGCCCCGTGGCGGGTCTTGCGACTCGATTGCACGGAGCATCTGGATAAGACCTCGCGTGACGGCGGTGCCGTCTAG
- a CDS encoding enoyl-CoA hydratase-related protein, producing the protein MIRREKIDRVLVVTIDRPEKKNALTLAMRQELERLPEVVNADEEIAVVVLTATEPVFSAGADLKEISERQGQMPLTSPGGGLRRLSKPTIAAVNGACVTGGLELALSCDFILASDRARFADTHAKLGVLPRWGMSALLPRRVGLAIAKELTLSGRWVDADEAARIRLCNRVVPHDQLRAVTLDLARQIAGNPEPAVRGSLDLLNRGAALALDDALALENEVGESFQVDPALFVRPSRRRS; encoded by the coding sequence ATGATCCGCCGCGAGAAAATCGATCGGGTCCTGGTCGTCACGATCGACCGCCCGGAGAAGAAGAACGCGCTGACGCTCGCCATGCGCCAGGAACTGGAGCGACTGCCCGAGGTCGTGAATGCGGACGAGGAGATCGCGGTCGTGGTGCTGACGGCGACCGAGCCCGTCTTCAGCGCCGGCGCGGACCTGAAGGAGATCTCCGAACGCCAGGGGCAGATGCCGCTCACGAGCCCCGGCGGCGGTCTGCGAAGGCTCTCGAAGCCGACGATCGCCGCGGTGAACGGTGCGTGCGTCACTGGGGGGCTGGAGTTGGCGCTGTCCTGCGACTTCATCCTCGCTTCGGACCGAGCGCGCTTTGCCGATACCCACGCGAAGCTCGGGGTCCTGCCGCGATGGGGAATGTCGGCGCTGCTTCCTCGACGGGTGGGACTCGCGATCGCAAAGGAACTGACGCTGAGCGGTCGTTGGGTGGACGCCGACGAGGCGGCGCGAATCCGGCTGTGTAATCGGGTCGTGCCGCACGATCAGTTGCGGGCGGTCACGCTGGACCTCGCGCGGCAGATTGCCGGAAATCCCGAGCCTGCCGTCCGCGGGTCGTTGGACCTTCTGAATCGCGGTGCGGCTCTAGCGCTCGACGACGCGCTCGCGCTCGAGAACGAGGTCGGAGAGAGCTTCCAAGTCGATCCCGCGCTCTTCGTGCGGCCGAGCCGAAGGAGGTCCTAG
- a CDS encoding rhodanese-like domain-containing protein has product MKRFYMPVFTLALAAALLLCGNALADDHIADVTPDQLESMMNAGNAIAIDANGATTRTKHGTVPDAVLLSDYKRYQPTAELPSEKDTQLVFYCANTHCGAAPAAAQKAQAAGFENVAVMSEGIMGWAKSGKTVSKDKAS; this is encoded by the coding sequence ATGAAGAGATTCTACATGCCCGTGTTCACGCTCGCCTTGGCGGCGGCCTTGCTGTTGTGCGGCAACGCCCTCGCCGACGACCACATCGCCGACGTCACGCCCGACCAACTGGAGAGCATGATGAACGCCGGCAACGCGATCGCCATCGACGCGAACGGCGCAACGACCCGCACGAAGCACGGCACCGTCCCGGACGCCGTCCTTCTGTCGGACTACAAGCGCTACCAGCCGACCGCCGAGCTTCCGTCCGAGAAGGACACGCAGCTGGTGTTCTACTGCGCCAACACGCATTGCGGCGCCGCTCCCGCTGCCGCCCAGAAGGCCCAGGCCGCCGGCTTCGAGAACGTGGCGGTCATGAGCGAGGGCATTATGGGCTGGGCCAAGTCGGGCAAGACGGTCTCGAAGGACAAGGCGAGCTGA
- a CDS encoding aspartyl protease family protein codes for MRATGCAVSGLIVTAVLSGLAGCSALTSEGSEPAASTILAGVTAPIAPFEGSAPFRLEQNSIQVRATLAGEARERTFVLDSGAPMTISSRLADDLSLATATEVLLLGPDGGASESARVVRIPTVTVADQDFANVGAVVDWVQAPNPVACLSTDGLLGASLLRAAVWQIDFHTGLLTVTDQITGLPGLEYAMRIPFRPGDSAGSPRIEVPLNPEEAGSLLIDLGFNGSVALPVALYEQAGGTLAGHTPAQTGTGAGTVLGDAPATTYIGTLPELSIGDLRLPDFPVLTGKDVSDFHVGIAFLRHFRVTIDWKTNELYLQRRDPETSLYRDYTAFGFTPQLENGQVHVGALWRNGPAARAGLRIGDQIISVDGRSLQSVDFATFCSLLDAVGLFGSHADPIDVTFLRGTVPATLTVRREALWSRPNGESSAPSR; via the coding sequence TTGCGCGCCACAGGCTGTGCCGTCTCCGGCCTGATCGTCACCGCCGTTCTCAGCGGCCTGGCGGGCTGCAGTGCGCTCACGAGTGAGGGAAGCGAACCGGCTGCGTCGACGATCCTTGCCGGCGTGACCGCTCCCATCGCACCGTTCGAGGGGTCGGCGCCCTTTCGTCTCGAGCAGAACTCGATCCAGGTCCGGGCAACCCTCGCCGGCGAGGCCCGAGAGCGCACGTTCGTGCTCGATTCCGGCGCGCCGATGACGATCTCGTCGCGGCTTGCCGATGACCTCAGCCTCGCAACGGCGACCGAGGTGTTGCTGCTGGGACCGGATGGAGGTGCGAGCGAATCCGCCCGCGTCGTCCGAATCCCGACGGTGACGGTCGCGGATCAGGACTTTGCAAACGTCGGCGCCGTCGTCGACTGGGTGCAGGCGCCGAATCCCGTCGCGTGCCTCTCGACCGACGGTCTTCTCGGCGCGAGTCTTCTGCGTGCGGCGGTCTGGCAGATCGACTTCCACACCGGCCTACTCACCGTGACCGATCAGATCACCGGCCTGCCCGGCCTCGAGTACGCGATGCGCATCCCCTTCCGACCCGGGGACAGCGCGGGCTCCCCTCGGATCGAAGTGCCGCTGAACCCCGAGGAGGCGGGCTCGCTTCTCATCGACCTCGGCTTCAACGGCTCCGTCGCATTACCGGTCGCGCTCTACGAGCAAGCCGGCGGGACGCTCGCCGGCCACACCCCCGCTCAAACGGGAACGGGTGCCGGAACTGTCCTCGGAGACGCCCCGGCGACGACGTACATTGGAACACTCCCCGAGCTCTCGATCGGCGACCTTCGGCTCCCGGACTTCCCGGTCCTCACCGGCAAGGACGTCTCCGACTTTCACGTTGGGATCGCCTTCCTGCGCCACTTTCGCGTGACGATCGACTGGAAGACGAACGAGCTCTACCTGCAACGGCGCGACCCCGAGACCTCGCTCTACCGGGACTACACGGCCTTCGGCTTCACCCCCCAGCTCGAGAACGGACAGGTCCACGTCGGTGCGCTCTGGCGAAACGGACCCGCCGCACGTGCCGGCCTTCGCATCGGCGATCAGATCATCTCGGTCGATGGCCGCTCACTGCAATCCGTCGACTTCGCGACCTTCTGCAGTCTGCTCGACGCGGTGGGACTCTTCGGTTCGCACGCCGACCCGATCGACGTGACCTTCCTCCGCGGGACCGTGCCGGCGACGCTCACGGTGCGCCGCGAGGCGCTTTGGTCGCGTCCGAACGGCGAAAGCTCTGCACCATCTCGATGA
- a CDS encoding carboxymuconolactone decarboxylase family protein, giving the protein MSDADRRKRGQENFKKVTQWDIDLEPVDPFMRATVDGVFGDLWSRPGLTHKERRFISITCAASAGMTDETQIHMTGALKSGDVTPTEMLETILQIAHYAGWPRAASMYRQLGSICAELDLPVPTGD; this is encoded by the coding sequence ATGTCCGACGCAGACCGCCGCAAGAGAGGCCAGGAGAACTTCAAGAAGGTGACTCAGTGGGACATCGACCTCGAGCCCGTTGATCCCTTCATGCGCGCCACCGTCGACGGTGTATTCGGCGATCTCTGGAGTCGCCCGGGACTCACGCACAAGGAAAGACGCTTCATCTCGATCACGTGCGCGGCTTCCGCTGGGATGACTGACGAGACCCAGATTCACATGACAGGCGCGCTCAAGAGCGGCGACGTCACCCCGACGGAAATGCTGGAGACGATCCTGCAGATCGCACACTACGCGGGCTGGCCACGCGCGGCGTCGATGTACCGACAGCTCGGGAGCATCTGCGCTGAACTCGATCTGCCGGTCCCGACGGGCGACTAG
- a CDS encoding TetR/AcrR family transcriptional regulator translates to MGRPESEPAPPASHWERRSAEHVVGGARDRLLARSRQFVEKATEVVARDGVDGLTLRTILHETGLSRRAFYERFASKDDLLVAVFEETMQSAAARFRAEFEEHGLDDPFDRLRFIVRGMIEGAERQRTESGGGLSPAMSREHLRLAESRPDELRQAVAPTTNLMADQIAAAMESGQARRADPQELAVLVHSLVSSTIHSALFGEAEEYETERTVRVVWEFCRRALTA, encoded by the coding sequence ATGGGCAGACCTGAATCCGAACCAGCCCCGCCCGCCTCCCATTGGGAGCGGCGGTCCGCGGAGCACGTCGTCGGCGGGGCGCGGGACCGGCTCCTCGCGCGGAGCCGGCAGTTCGTGGAGAAGGCGACCGAGGTCGTGGCTCGCGACGGAGTCGACGGCCTGACCCTCCGCACGATCCTGCACGAGACCGGCCTCTCCCGGCGCGCATTCTACGAGCGCTTCGCGAGCAAGGACGACCTGCTCGTCGCGGTCTTCGAAGAGACCATGCAGTCCGCCGCCGCGCGCTTCCGCGCGGAGTTCGAGGAGCATGGGCTCGACGATCCGTTCGATCGCCTCCGGTTCATCGTGAGGGGGATGATCGAGGGCGCGGAGCGTCAGAGGACGGAGAGCGGCGGCGGTCTGTCGCCGGCGATGAGTCGCGAGCACCTGCGCCTTGCCGAGTCCCGGCCGGACGAACTTCGGCAGGCGGTCGCGCCGACGACGAACCTCATGGCGGACCAGATCGCGGCAGCAATGGAGTCCGGACAAGCGCGTCGGGCTGATCCGCAGGAACTCGCGGTGCTCGTGCACAGCCTGGTTTCGTCGACGATTCACTCCGCGCTTTTCGGTGAGGCGGAGGAGTACGAGACCGAACGAACGGTTCGCGTCGTTTGGGAGTTTTGCCGGCGCGCGCTGACGGCGTAG